From one Comamonas piscis genomic stretch:
- a CDS encoding ABC transporter substrate-binding protein — MNRRELISYSLAGAGLSIAGVPMAALAQQTKGTINVMVQPEPSGLMLGIVQNGPTQLVSGYIYEGLLRYDEKLEPHGLLATAWTRSDDGLTYTFKLKSGVKWHDGKPFSADDVVFSVDKFLRKTHARLRASLEPLESVRAIDANTVEFKLKYPFGPFISLFDTGSMPMIPKHIYENTDFATNPANAKPIGTGPFKYKEWVRGSYIQLVANELYHTKGEPMVENLYFHIIPDAASRAAAFESGKVDVVPGGAVEFFDVARLAKLPGAAVTTKGWEFYSPHSWLVLNNRKAPFDNPKFRQAVMYAMDREAMVKVAWQGFAKTAAGPFNQHVKFASDDVTKYPRDLNKAKALLKEAGYKGETVKLLPLPYGESWQRLAEMIRQNLIQAGIKVETTGTDVAGWNQRTAEWDFDMAIIYVYQYPDPALGVARTYTSHTIAKGSPFNNIEGYVNPKVDALFDAGAKALTDADRAKAYAEVQKILTEEVPVAWLHEINFPTLYRTKIKNPISSGVGLNDSLSRASIG; from the coding sequence ATCAATCGGCGTGAACTCATCTCCTACAGCCTGGCGGGAGCCGGCCTCAGCATTGCGGGCGTGCCCATGGCGGCCTTGGCGCAGCAGACCAAGGGAACGATCAATGTGATGGTGCAGCCCGAGCCCTCGGGCCTGATGCTGGGCATTGTGCAAAACGGCCCTACCCAGCTGGTCTCCGGCTATATCTACGAAGGCCTGCTGCGCTACGACGAGAAGCTGGAACCCCATGGCCTGCTGGCTACGGCCTGGACCCGCTCCGATGACGGCCTGACCTACACCTTCAAGCTCAAGTCCGGCGTCAAGTGGCATGACGGCAAGCCCTTCTCTGCCGATGACGTGGTGTTCTCGGTCGACAAGTTTTTGCGCAAGACCCATGCGCGCCTGCGCGCATCGCTGGAGCCGCTGGAGAGCGTGCGCGCCATCGATGCCAACACGGTGGAGTTCAAGCTCAAGTACCCGTTTGGCCCTTTCATCAGCCTGTTTGACACCGGCTCGATGCCGATGATCCCCAAGCACATCTACGAAAACACCGACTTCGCCACCAACCCGGCCAATGCCAAGCCGATTGGCACCGGACCCTTCAAGTACAAGGAATGGGTGCGCGGCTCCTACATCCAGCTGGTGGCCAATGAGCTTTATCACACCAAGGGCGAGCCCATGGTGGAGAACCTCTACTTCCACATCATCCCGGATGCGGCCTCGCGCGCTGCGGCGTTTGAATCGGGCAAGGTCGATGTGGTGCCCGGCGGCGCGGTCGAGTTCTTTGATGTGGCGCGCCTGGCCAAGCTGCCTGGAGCTGCCGTCACCACCAAGGGCTGGGAGTTCTACTCGCCTCACTCCTGGCTGGTGCTCAACAACCGCAAGGCGCCCTTTGACAACCCCAAGTTCCGCCAGGCCGTCATGTATGCGATGGACCGCGAAGCCATGGTCAAGGTCGCCTGGCAGGGCTTTGCCAAGACAGCGGCCGGCCCCTTCAACCAGCATGTGAAGTTCGCCTCTGACGATGTCACCAAGTACCCGCGTGATCTGAACAAGGCCAAGGCCTTGCTGAAGGAAGCCGGCTACAAGGGCGAAACCGTCAAACTGCTGCCGCTGCCCTATGGCGAATCCTGGCAGCGCCTGGCCGAGATGATCCGCCAGAACCTGATCCAGGCCGGCATCAAGGTGGAGACCACCGGCACCGATGTGGCCGGCTGGAACCAGCGCACCGCCGAATGGGATTTCGACATGGCCATCATCTATGTCTACCAGTACCCCGATCCTGCCCTGGGCGTCGCCCGTACCTACACCAGCCACACAATTGCCAAGGGCTCGCCGTTCAACAACATCGAAGGCTATGTCAACCCCAAGGTGGATGCGCTGTTTGATGCCGGCGCCAAGGCGCTGACCGATGCCGACCGCGCCAAGGCCTATGCCGAGGTGCAGAAGATCCTGACCGAAGAGGTGCCCGTGGCCTGGTTGCATGAGATTAATTTCCCCACGCTCTACCGGACCAAGATCAAGAACCCGATCAGCTCCGGCGTGGGTTTGAACGACAGCCTGAGCCGTGCCTCGATAGGCTAA
- a CDS encoding aspartate aminotransferase family protein yields the protein MNAADNTPKRSALDAQDIGAHLHPYTNLATHEDVGPLMITRGDGIHVIDEQGRKYIEGMSALWCSSLGFSHPRLVQAGIDALKTLPYYHTFNHRSNPAVAQLADKLIQLAPAPMAKVFFANSGSEANDTAIKIIWYYHNAIGKPAKKKILSRQRGYHGVTVAAASLTGLPANHQDFDLPIARIGHVECPHHYRYANPGESEADFATRLADALEQRILQEGPETVAAFIAEPVMGAGGVIVPPETYFEKIQAVLRKYEVLMVADEVICGFGRTGQMFGSHTFGIQPDILTCAKALSSGYVPISAVMVAPKIYEAMAANSGKIGTFGHGYTYSGHPVAAAVALETLKVYEDEQILAHVNQLSPIFQSRLRGYLDRAYVGEARGVGLIGAIELVADKATRQPFDPALKLGYRLAQYAQEEGLIVRAMGDAVALCPPLIITEAEMAEMFARLDRSLDKLQATLP from the coding sequence ATGAACGCAGCAGACAACACCCCAAAACGCAGCGCGCTGGACGCACAGGACATTGGCGCCCACCTGCACCCCTACACCAACTTGGCTACGCACGAGGACGTGGGCCCGTTGATGATCACGCGTGGCGATGGCATCCATGTGATTGACGAGCAAGGCCGCAAGTACATCGAGGGCATGTCGGCGCTGTGGTGCAGCTCCCTTGGCTTTAGCCACCCGCGCCTGGTGCAGGCCGGCATTGATGCGCTCAAGACGCTGCCGTATTACCACACCTTCAACCACCGATCCAACCCGGCCGTGGCGCAGTTGGCCGACAAGCTGATCCAGCTGGCACCAGCGCCGATGGCCAAGGTCTTCTTTGCCAACTCGGGCTCGGAGGCCAATGACACGGCCATCAAGATCATCTGGTACTACCACAACGCCATTGGCAAGCCCGCCAAGAAAAAGATCCTCTCGCGCCAGCGCGGCTACCACGGCGTAACGGTAGCGGCCGCCAGCCTGACCGGCCTGCCCGCCAACCACCAGGATTTTGACCTGCCGATTGCGCGCATCGGCCATGTGGAATGCCCCCACCACTACCGCTATGCCAACCCGGGCGAGAGCGAGGCCGACTTTGCCACCCGCCTGGCCGATGCGCTGGAGCAGCGCATTCTGCAAGAAGGGCCTGAGACCGTGGCCGCCTTCATTGCTGAGCCGGTGATGGGCGCTGGCGGCGTCATCGTGCCGCCCGAGACCTATTTTGAAAAAATCCAGGCCGTGCTGCGCAAGTACGAGGTGCTGATGGTGGCCGATGAGGTCATCTGCGGCTTTGGCCGCACCGGCCAGATGTTTGGCTCGCACACCTTCGGCATCCAGCCGGACATCCTCACCTGTGCCAAGGCGCTGTCCTCGGGCTATGTGCCGATCTCGGCCGTCATGGTTGCGCCCAAGATCTACGAAGCCATGGCCGCCAACAGCGGCAAGATCGGCACCTTTGGCCATGGCTACACCTATTCCGGCCACCCGGTGGCGGCGGCGGTGGCGCTGGAGACGCTCAAGGTCTATGAGGACGAGCAGATCCTGGCCCATGTCAACCAGCTGAGCCCCATCTTCCAAAGCCGCCTGCGCGGCTATCTGGACCGCGCCTATGTGGGCGAGGCCCGGGGCGTGGGCCTGATCGGCGCCATTGAGCTGGTCGCCGACAAGGCCACGCGCCAACCCTTTGACCCGGCCCTGAAGCTGGGCTACCGCCTGGCCCAGTACGCCCAGGAAGAAGGCCTGATTGTGCGCGCCATGGGCGATGCCGTGGCGTTGTGCCCGCCGCTGATCATCACCGAGGCTGAGATGGCCGAGATGTTTGCCCGCCTGGACCGGTCGCTGGACAAGCTGCAGGCCACCCTGCCATGA
- a CDS encoding ABC transporter permease, producing the protein MNRLRYMSVRVLQGLLVLMCIATVNFMLIRAAPGDPVAVIAGEAGASDPQFVAQLREQFGLDKPVTTQLANYLGHITQLDLGFSYRQQRPVLELIAERLPATLLLTGSAFVMSLIFGVALGATASRHVGKWVDSAITFVALVFYATPLYWLAMMAVLVFSVQLSWLPGFGYFTVGSDATGFARAWDIAQHLVLPSLTLALFYMAVYARMTRASMLEVAQMDFVKTARAKGVRMGRIQRQHILRNALLPIVTLAGIQAGGLIGGAVLTETVFAWPGIGRLMFDALLQRDYNLLLGCFLVAAAVAVLFNLITDFVYTLVDPRIELG; encoded by the coding sequence ATGAACCGCCTCCGCTACATGTCCGTCCGGGTGCTCCAGGGTCTGCTGGTGCTCATGTGCATAGCTACCGTCAATTTCATGCTGATCCGCGCAGCGCCCGGCGACCCGGTCGCGGTGATAGCGGGTGAAGCGGGGGCATCCGACCCGCAGTTTGTCGCCCAGCTGCGCGAGCAGTTTGGCCTGGACAAACCCGTCACCACCCAGCTGGCCAACTACCTGGGCCACATCACGCAGCTGGACCTGGGCTTCTCGTATCGCCAGCAGCGCCCGGTGCTGGAGTTGATTGCAGAGCGTCTGCCCGCTACCCTGCTGCTCACCGGCAGCGCCTTTGTGATGTCGCTGATCTTTGGCGTGGCCTTGGGCGCAACGGCCAGCCGCCATGTCGGCAAATGGGTGGACAGCGCCATCACCTTTGTGGCGCTGGTGTTCTATGCCACGCCGCTGTACTGGCTGGCGATGATGGCGGTGCTGGTGTTCTCGGTGCAGCTGAGCTGGCTGCCCGGTTTTGGCTATTTCACCGTCGGCAGCGATGCCACCGGCTTTGCCCGTGCCTGGGACATTGCCCAGCATCTGGTGCTGCCCTCGCTCACCCTGGCGCTCTTCTATATGGCGGTCTATGCCCGCATGACCCGGGCCTCAATGCTCGAAGTCGCGCAGATGGACTTTGTCAAAACCGCCCGCGCCAAGGGCGTGCGCATGGGCCGCATCCAGCGCCAGCACATTCTACGCAATGCCCTGCTGCCCATCGTCACCCTGGCGGGCATCCAGGCCGGCGGCCTGATTGGCGGCGCGGTGCTGACCGAGACCGTGTTTGCCTGGCCCGGCATTGGCCGCCTGATGTTTGATGCCCTGCTGCAGCGCGACTACAACCTGCTGCTGGGCTGCTTCCTGGTCGCAGCCGCCGTGGCGGTGCTGTTCAACCTGATCACTGATTTTGTCTACACCCTGGTCGATCCCCGGATCGAGCTGGGCTGA
- a CDS encoding 2-hydroxyacid dehydrogenase, protein MTAMPSSDAQAAAPRSIAFLSKSIAMDFLLPAYQAQFPGSRLLLGAELQALLDAGQHDDIEVAVCWHPPAAQLSQLTQGAGLQLVQSIAAGIDHIDTQALPASTPVCRIVDSTMGYGMTAFVSWAVIHRQRHMDRYVAHAAQRQWREESIVAPSRHRVGIAGLGTLGQGCAKALLAMGYQVRGWSRSAKQDLPAGLEGLQTFHGQAQKAEFLSGCDTLVCLLPLTDETQGFLDLALMRQLPRGAHLINVGRGAHLVEADLLTALAEGQIGAATLDTFSAEPLPAEHPFWQDERILVTPHIATRTDPRVIARQTAHNFSRIRAGQAAEVAVDLGRGY, encoded by the coding sequence ATGACCGCCATGCCCAGCTCCGATGCCCAGGCCGCCGCGCCCCGCAGCATTGCGTTTTTGAGCAAGAGCATTGCGATGGACTTTTTGCTGCCCGCCTACCAGGCCCAGTTCCCCGGCAGCCGGCTGCTGCTGGGTGCCGAGCTGCAGGCGCTGCTCGATGCCGGCCAGCACGACGACATCGAAGTGGCAGTGTGCTGGCACCCACCCGCAGCCCAACTCTCGCAGTTGACCCAAGGCGCTGGCCTGCAGCTGGTGCAATCGATTGCTGCCGGCATCGACCATATCGACACCCAGGCCCTGCCTGCCAGCACCCCCGTGTGCCGCATTGTGGACAGCACCATGGGCTACGGCATGACAGCGTTTGTCAGCTGGGCGGTGATCCACCGCCAGCGGCATATGGACCGCTATGTGGCGCATGCGGCGCAGCGCCAGTGGCGCGAGGAGTCCATCGTTGCGCCCAGCCGCCACCGCGTGGGCATCGCTGGCCTGGGCACCCTGGGCCAAGGCTGTGCCAAAGCGCTGTTGGCCATGGGCTACCAGGTACGCGGCTGGAGCCGATCAGCCAAGCAGGACTTGCCCGCTGGCTTGGAAGGCTTACAGACCTTCCACGGCCAAGCACAGAAGGCAGAGTTCTTGAGTGGTTGCGACACCTTGGTGTGCCTGCTGCCGCTGACCGATGAGACCCAGGGCTTTCTCGACCTGGCCTTGATGCGCCAGCTGCCGCGTGGCGCGCACCTGATCAATGTAGGCCGGGGCGCGCACCTGGTCGAGGCCGATTTGCTGACCGCGCTGGCCGAGGGCCAGATTGGAGCAGCCACCTTGGACACCTTCAGCGCTGAGCCGCTGCCGGCGGAGCACCCCTTCTGGCAGGACGAGCGCATTCTGGTGACCCCGCACATCGCCACCCGCACCGACCCGCGCGTCATCGCCCGGCAGACCGCCCATAACTTCAGCCGCATCCGTGCAGGCCAGGCCGCCGAGGTGGCCGTAGACCTGGGACGCGGTTACTGA
- a CDS encoding dipeptide ABC transporter ATP-binding protein, giving the protein MLAQTPAAPAAPEPVLTVRGLDIRLPLGADRALAVTQANLQILPGQTLCVVGESGSGKSMIANAIMGLLPRPKVEPLAGEILFDGKDLLSLSEDQLRELRGSRMAMVFQEPMTALNPVMRIGDQMAEALDAHLQLPAADKRRRIIAALTDVGLPEPERMVDAYPFRLSGGQRQRVMIAIAMLLEPSLLIADEPTTALDVTTQAQILQLMRALQKKRGMAMLFITHDFGVVAEIADHVVVMQTGVVVEAGPAGQVLRNPQHAYTKKLLAAIPHGNVRETQASTAQPVLQVKDLCKVYRTGGGFLRPAREVVAAERISFDLGRAQTLGVVGESGSGKSSLGRCIVGLAPFDSGEILFNGQRLSSGAALRRQAKGKIQMVFQDPYASLNPRHKIGSAIASGPIAQGVPKAEAMRRTMELLELVGLGPEAAERYPHEFSGGQRQRIGIARALAMEPSLLVADEPVSALDVSVQAQVLKLFAEVRERFQLSMVFITHDLRVAGQMCDHLAVMQRGRIVEYGPTAQVLGNPQHAYTQTLIDAIPSLEHRRDETEADNAPARSRA; this is encoded by the coding sequence ATGCTTGCCCAAACCCCCGCCGCACCCGCCGCCCCCGAGCCAGTGCTGACCGTGCGCGGTCTGGACATCCGCCTGCCCCTAGGCGCCGACCGCGCCTTGGCGGTCACCCAGGCCAACCTGCAGATCCTCCCCGGCCAAACCCTCTGCGTGGTTGGCGAATCGGGCTCGGGCAAGTCGATGATCGCCAACGCCATCATGGGCCTGCTGCCCCGCCCCAAGGTGGAGCCGCTCGCTGGCGAGATCCTGTTTGACGGGAAAGACCTGCTGAGCCTGAGCGAAGACCAGCTGCGCGAGCTGCGTGGCAGCCGCATGGCCATGGTCTTCCAGGAGCCGATGACGGCGCTGAACCCGGTGATGCGCATTGGCGACCAGATGGCCGAGGCACTGGATGCCCACTTGCAGCTGCCCGCTGCCGACAAGCGCCGCCGCATCATCGCCGCGCTGACCGATGTGGGCCTGCCCGAGCCCGAGCGCATGGTTGACGCCTACCCGTTCCGCCTCTCGGGCGGCCAGCGCCAGCGCGTGATGATCGCCATCGCGATGCTGCTGGAGCCCAGCCTGCTGATCGCCGACGAGCCCACCACCGCGCTGGATGTGACCACGCAGGCACAGATCCTGCAACTGATGCGCGCGCTGCAGAAAAAGCGCGGCATGGCCATGCTGTTTATCACCCACGACTTTGGCGTGGTGGCCGAGATTGCCGACCATGTGGTGGTGATGCAAACCGGTGTGGTGGTGGAAGCCGGCCCGGCCGGCCAGGTGCTGCGCAACCCCCAGCACGCCTATACCAAGAAGCTGCTGGCCGCCATTCCGCATGGCAATGTGCGCGAGACCCAGGCCAGCACCGCGCAGCCGGTGCTGCAGGTCAAAGACCTGTGCAAGGTCTACCGCACTGGCGGCGGATTTTTGCGGCCCGCGCGTGAGGTGGTGGCCGCCGAGCGCATCAGCTTTGACCTGGGCCGCGCCCAGACACTAGGCGTCGTTGGAGAGTCTGGCTCGGGCAAGTCGTCGCTCGGCCGCTGCATTGTGGGCCTGGCACCGTTTGACAGCGGCGAGATCCTGTTCAACGGCCAGCGTCTGAGCTCCGGCGCCGCGCTGCGCCGGCAGGCCAAGGGCAAGATCCAGATGGTCTTCCAAGACCCCTATGCATCGCTCAACCCGCGCCACAAAATTGGCTCGGCCATTGCCAGCGGCCCCATTGCCCAGGGTGTCCCCAAGGCCGAGGCCATGCGCCGCACGATGGAGCTGCTGGAGCTGGTGGGCCTGGGCCCAGAGGCGGCCGAGCGCTACCCGCATGAGTTCTCTGGCGGCCAGCGCCAGCGCATTGGCATTGCCCGCGCGCTGGCGATGGAGCCTTCGCTGCTGGTGGCCGACGAACCCGTGTCTGCCCTCGATGTGTCCGTGCAGGCCCAGGTGCTCAAGCTGTTTGCCGAGGTACGCGAGCGCTTTCAGCTCAGCATGGTCTTCATCACCCATGACCTGCGCGTGGCCGGCCAGATGTGCGACCACCTGGCCGTCATGCAGCGGGGCCGGATTGTGGAATACGGCCCCACCGCCCAGGTACTGGGCAACCCGCAGCACGCCTATACGCAAACCTTGATTGACGCCATCCCCTCGCTGGAGCACCGCCGCGACGAGACTGAAGCGGATAACGCACCAGCGCGGAGCCGCGCATGA
- a CDS encoding ABC transporter permease produces the protein MTALSEPALAAATPSAKNKHRSTFWSRFCRNRGALLGLAILLVVALVVCFGPLLAAHNPWDMVEQPFLAPMERAGFAMGTDTMGRDILSGLVLGARISLLIAVISTLVSLLIGVGIGAISGYFGGWVDATLMRFTEMFQSVPSFALALVLVAIFEPSVNSIIVAIALVSWPPVARLVRGEFLTLRQRDFVAAAQLAGQSTPRIILAQILPNAASSIVVMASLMVATAILLESSLSFMGLGDPNLMSWGYMIGSARTVLRQAWWMAVFPGVAILLTVLAFNLVGEGLNDGLNARQDGKTK, from the coding sequence ATGACTGCACTCTCTGAGCCGGCCCTGGCGGCCGCAACGCCCTCCGCCAAGAACAAGCACCGTTCGACCTTTTGGAGCCGTTTTTGCCGCAACCGTGGCGCCCTGCTGGGCCTGGCCATCTTGCTGGTCGTGGCGCTCGTGGTCTGCTTTGGCCCGCTGCTGGCTGCGCACAACCCCTGGGACATGGTGGAGCAGCCGTTTTTGGCACCGATGGAGCGCGCCGGTTTTGCGATGGGCACCGACACCATGGGCCGCGACATTCTCTCGGGCCTGGTGCTGGGCGCCCGCATCTCGCTGCTGATCGCGGTGATCTCCACCCTGGTGTCGCTGCTGATTGGCGTGGGCATTGGCGCCATCTCGGGCTACTTTGGTGGCTGGGTCGATGCCACCCTGATGCGCTTTACCGAAATGTTCCAGTCCGTGCCCAGCTTTGCACTGGCCCTGGTGCTGGTAGCCATTTTTGAGCCCTCGGTCAACTCCATCATCGTTGCCATTGCGCTGGTGTCCTGGCCGCCAGTAGCGCGCCTGGTGCGCGGCGAGTTCCTGACCCTGCGCCAGCGTGACTTTGTTGCCGCTGCCCAGCTGGCCGGCCAAAGCACGCCGCGCATCATCCTGGCGCAGATCCTGCCCAATGCCGCTTCGTCCATCGTGGTGATGGCCTCCTTGATGGTGGCCACCGCCATCCTGCTCGAATCGAGCCTGAGCTTTATGGGCCTGGGTGATCCCAACCTGATGAGCTGGGGCTACATGATTGGCTCGGCCCGCACCGTGCTGCGCCAGGCGTGGTGGATGGCCGTGTTCCCCGGCGTCGCCATCTTGCTGACCGTGCTGGCCTTCAACCTGGTCGGCGAAGGGTTGAACGACGGTCTCAATGCCCGCCAGGACGGGAAGACGAAATGA